From Magnetococcales bacterium, one genomic window encodes:
- a CDS encoding OmpH family outer membrane protein, which produces MTGLPHMVKKQIALIAFLVCGLTWGTTAQAGEKFAFADVDKAMNQSQAAKKARELLDRSFTSKQKELTAMEGEIKAMASDLEKKKNILAPESMAELQEKIQQRRRELGRLAEDHRASLDRENANWSKKITRVLLSVIQDIGAEEGYTAIFGKGQVIYANPKIDITDRVLERLDTRAMELF; this is translated from the coding sequence ATGACAGGACTTCCGCACATGGTCAAAAAACAGATTGCCCTTATCGCCTTCCTGGTATGTGGCCTCACCTGGGGTACGACCGCCCAGGCGGGGGAAAAGTTTGCCTTTGCCGACGTGGACAAGGCCATGAATCAATCCCAGGCTGCCAAAAAAGCCAGAGAGCTTCTTGACCGCAGCTTCACCAGCAAGCAAAAAGAGCTGACCGCCATGGAGGGTGAGATTAAAGCCATGGCCAGCGACCTTGAGAAAAAGAAAAACATTCTGGCCCCCGAATCCATGGCCGAGTTGCAGGAGAAAATTCAGCAAAGACGCCGTGAGCTGGGGCGGTTGGCAGAAGATCATCGTGCATCCCTGGATCGTGAGAATGCCAACTGGAGCAAAAAAATCACCCGTGTTCTGCTTAGCGTCATTCAGGATATCGGCGCCGAAGAGGGGTATACGGCCATTTTTGGCAAAGGGCAGGTCATCTATGCCAACCCAAAGATCGATATTACGGATCGGGTCTTGGAACGGCTTGACACCCGTGCCATGGAGTTGTTCTGA
- the fabZ gene encoding 3-hydroxyacyl-ACP dehydratase FabZ, with translation MESNPLAEILESLPHRYPFLLIDRIIEAEPGKRIVAIKNVTFNEPHFMGHFPDNPVMPGVLILEAIAQAGALLACRTDPAAIKGRLVYFMAIDRARFRKPVLPGDQLRIEMTLLKRRGDIWRFSGQALTDGDVAAEAEVMAMTRDRGQPGE, from the coding sequence ATGGAGTCCAATCCCCTTGCAGAGATCCTTGAAAGTTTGCCGCATCGTTATCCGTTCTTGCTGATTGACCGGATTATTGAAGCGGAACCCGGTAAGCGTATTGTCGCCATCAAAAATGTAACGTTCAATGAACCCCACTTCATGGGACATTTCCCGGACAATCCGGTCATGCCAGGTGTTCTCATTCTGGAGGCGATTGCCCAGGCCGGCGCCTTGCTCGCCTGCCGTACCGATCCGGCGGCCATCAAGGGACGCCTTGTCTATTTCATGGCCATTGATCGCGCACGCTTCCGCAAGCCGGTCTTGCCTGGGGATCAACTCCGGATCGAAATGACCCTGTTAAAAAGACGTGGCGATATCTGGCGATTCAGTGGTCAGGCTCTGACAGATGGCGACGTGGCCGCTGAGGCGGAGGTCATGGCCATGACCCGTGATCGAGGTCAGCCAGGTGAGTGA
- the bamA gene encoding outer membrane protein assembly factor BamA, translating into MKIPNAFYMLSAARSGLLAATMLLLLGIPRPLLAQEPGVVEKIRVQGAQRIEADTVKSYLKIDRGQPFDPEAIRQSLRALYDTGFFKDVALDRDRNDLVVRVEENPMIAEIKFEGIDAFSQEELEKMVRVKARSIYNRAKTEKDLAGLRQAYRVKGLFLAKIDLLIKPLDNNQINLVYRITEGEKSKVRDVRVIGNHKISQRDLMKKLLIQPSGFFSWFTEDDTYDREKLLSDQAQLRDYYLNQGYARVQVNSSVAEMTPDRRAFVVTHSIQEGERFKFGRTEIKGDFDELPIQDLYAELGFKSGDWYSREELRNSLDKLNDKVGDFGYAMLDIQPDLSIHDDTKTVDILLNIQKGRRVYLNRIDISGNTRTRDEVIRREMRVVEGERFSASRIRKSKSRLDALNFFEKVEITTPQAADGEDRVDVQIKVEEKATGAFTIGAGYSTVDQVMGSASITQNNFLGKGQRVSLSFDLSAHSSNFNLGFTEPYFMDRNMSAGFDIFNRKTNYLSTSAYKQNNLGGDLRLGFPLNDRLSDTVTYSLTHVEIYDVADAASNIIKEQAQRSPYLQSMVSNSLLWSNLNDRFLPTEGRSHRLGTDLSGLGGDVRFARAMTDHSFYHTLIGKGDLVGHLRGRTGIVEGLGDDVPIFERFFLGGSRSIRGFKPGGLGPRSNDGEALGGTYFGQLNSELIFPFLGLGDKGVRGITFVDTGLIGDIEKLGGGVNTVESSSPRVSAGFGLHWVSPFGPLRFEFGFPLKKEEFDRTRTFDFSIGTAL; encoded by the coding sequence ATGAAAATACCCAACGCTTTTTACATGCTGTCGGCTGCCAGGAGCGGTTTGTTGGCGGCGACCATGCTCCTGCTTTTGGGTATTCCCCGACCGCTCCTGGCCCAGGAACCCGGTGTCGTGGAAAAAATTCGTGTTCAGGGTGCGCAACGGATCGAAGCTGATACCGTCAAGAGTTACCTCAAGATCGATCGGGGACAACCCTTCGACCCGGAAGCCATTCGGCAAAGCCTCAGGGCACTCTATGATACCGGTTTTTTCAAGGATGTGGCCCTGGATCGCGACCGGAATGATCTCGTGGTCCGGGTTGAAGAAAACCCGATGATTGCCGAAATCAAATTTGAGGGTATCGACGCCTTCTCCCAGGAGGAGTTGGAAAAAATGGTGCGCGTGAAAGCGCGATCCATCTACAACCGCGCCAAAACCGAAAAGGATCTGGCCGGACTGCGCCAGGCCTATCGGGTCAAGGGGCTCTTTTTGGCTAAAATCGATCTTCTTATCAAGCCTTTGGATAACAACCAGATCAACCTGGTCTACCGGATTACCGAAGGAGAGAAATCCAAGGTCAGGGATGTCAGGGTGATTGGCAACCACAAAATCAGCCAACGCGATTTGATGAAAAAATTGCTGATCCAACCCTCCGGTTTTTTTTCCTGGTTCACCGAGGATGATACCTATGATCGGGAAAAGCTTCTCTCCGATCAGGCCCAGTTGCGGGATTATTACCTGAATCAAGGCTATGCCCGGGTCCAGGTCAACTCTTCCGTGGCTGAAATGACCCCTGACCGACGTGCCTTCGTCGTGACCCACTCGATCCAGGAGGGGGAGCGTTTCAAATTTGGTCGTACCGAAATCAAGGGTGATTTTGATGAATTGCCCATACAGGATCTTTATGCAGAGTTGGGGTTCAAGAGTGGCGATTGGTACTCCCGTGAGGAGTTGCGCAATTCACTCGATAAACTCAACGACAAGGTTGGTGATTTTGGCTACGCCATGTTGGATATTCAGCCCGATCTTTCCATTCACGATGACACCAAGACCGTGGATATCCTTCTCAATATCCAGAAAGGTCGGCGGGTTTATCTGAACCGCATCGACATATCCGGCAACACCCGGACGCGGGACGAGGTGATTCGTCGGGAGATGCGCGTGGTCGAGGGGGAACGTTTTTCAGCCAGTCGCATTCGTAAGTCGAAAAGTCGCCTGGATGCCTTGAATTTTTTTGAAAAGGTTGAGATCACAACGCCACAGGCGGCTGATGGCGAAGATCGGGTCGATGTACAAATCAAGGTGGAAGAAAAGGCTACGGGCGCCTTCACCATCGGGGCAGGCTACTCCACCGTAGATCAGGTGATGGGATCGGCCAGTATCACGCAAAACAATTTTCTTGGGAAAGGCCAGAGGGTCTCCCTCTCCTTCGACCTTTCGGCCCACTCTTCGAACTTCAATCTGGGTTTCACCGAACCCTACTTCATGGACCGAAACATGTCGGCAGGGTTTGATATTTTTAACCGGAAAACAAATTATTTGTCCACTTCCGCCTATAAACAGAATAACCTCGGGGGCGATTTGCGCCTTGGGTTTCCCCTGAATGACCGGCTGTCGGATACTGTGACCTATAGCTTGACCCATGTGGAAATTTACGATGTTGCCGATGCTGCCTCGAATATCATCAAGGAGCAGGCGCAGCGGAGCCCCTACCTGCAATCCATGGTCAGCAACAGCTTGTTGTGGAGCAACCTGAATGACCGTTTTCTCCCTACGGAGGGTCGATCTCACCGTTTGGGGACCGACCTTTCCGGGTTGGGTGGTGATGTACGCTTCGCACGGGCCATGACAGATCACAGTTTCTATCATACACTGATCGGCAAGGGGGATCTGGTCGGACACTTGCGCGGGCGCACGGGCATCGTTGAAGGCCTGGGTGATGATGTGCCCATCTTTGAAAGGTTTTTCCTGGGTGGCTCGCGGAGCATTCGGGGTTTCAAGCCCGGTGGTCTGGGACCGCGCAGCAACGATGGCGAAGCCCTGGGCGGCACCTATTTTGGGCAGCTGAATTCCGAACTGATCTTTCCTTTCCTTGGCTTGGGTGACAAAGGGGTGCGAGGTATAACCTTCGTCGATACGGGCCTGATCGGTGATATTGAAAAACTGGGGGGAGGTGTCAATACGGTTGAATCCAGCTCTCCCCGGGTCTCTGCCGGTTTTGGGCTTCACTGGGTCTCCCCGTTTGGCCCGTTGCGCTTTGAGTTTGGTTTCCCCCTGAAAAAGGAGGAGTTCGATAGAACCCGTACCTTTGACTTCAGCATTGGCACAGCCCTCTGA